attataaaagtaaaaaaaaaaaaacagaaaatatatccaaacaaatGCTAATTACttcaaaaagaatataaataatgattgaataaaaaaaaaatttacaataaaattttatttatttggtagaaaatgagaaaaagaatataaaattcaaCTAGTCAATTCACATTTTCATCAAGCATTGATAACTAAGATAGTAATCAAAATCTATATACAAATGGTTGTTTACAACTGTTGGGGTGATGATGGAACAAACCTATAGtaattcaaaagaagaaacaagaaaattcaAATGGAAGTAAAAAGAGATTCATTTGTTTAGAGGCTTGTAAATTGCAATGTCCTAAAGACAAAATTTTGGCACCCTATTCTTGATTgcaatagtaaaaaaattgtgTCTGTCTTTCAGGATACAACTCTTAAACAGATATAAAGAGGGAAATCTCCTATTCATATCCTTGCAAACCAAGTGTTGTGTCCCTTCCAAAGGTTGCGTCTCCTTCATTAGACATGTTCTTTTCATTCACCAATTTTTCAACAATCCCCCACATGAATGAAAGGACTTAGAACATTATTGGAGAGACAGATGAGAATGCATTAGGTAAGGTGTCTTTTGGACTTGAACCTACCTTAGTGAATATCCATCGGATTTGGTCGGCGACAAAATGAACTTAAGTCTTGAACTTGTTCGCCTTAGTAGCAGTCAAGACAGTGGATATCACACATAACTCATCTAAACACATTTTGGTTTATACAGTTGTGTTCATTTTGGTTTTGAACAGATCCTGACTTCATGAGAGCTTTAGAGAATAAAGCCTTCACATTCTCATAGAAGCGACCCCACTTCTACCCTCATATAGGTGACATCAGTTAAAAGTATTTTGCTATACTTTTCTTAGTACAAGATATCGATGTCATTAAATGTATAACATACCCTAACCTTCCGTAGACAACACAGTTATTTACATATATAGGAATGAGAATAGTGTGTTTTTCTAGCATGATCAACTCTGCCTAGTTGGCCTATTGAACCTAGATCTTGGGATCTCCAGTCAACTAGGTTAGGTTTCTGCCCGAGTCGATCATTTTATAGGCTTTAAACCCATTCCTCTCATAGTAACTACAACTTGCttattggagccaaaatatgtgctctaatggcatatatttgatatgatttgtgcaccaaaggacattcaaatcacccaacttgacctaaatcgatgctaaggccctagccatgagtttaatttgtactctggagacttatctcaggttcaagggaagaaaagggtGTAGGTTAAAttactttagattttgaaagatcaaaaaagggctaaatgaggaaataagtgagtcgaGACTCATGAACCATAAGGAAAGGCAAGACGAGGACATCATGAGTTtagaagatgagaaatgaccattatggagtaagaaagaaggcaagaaaacatggaaaatgaggcatgaagcaagattcagttGCAAGGaaattaaaactcaaaaatctgatggcaaTATATACTTTgactttgaggaaaaatttagaGCACTTactggagtccattttatacatactatatatcgtttcaaAGATCAAGAAGTCAAGAGTCTAACACTttaaacggtgtgcaaatcggagctgaaatgaagaagttatggccatttgacaACTACACCAAGTTGAAGGgtcattttgaaattcaacttatgaattcgaaatccacttcgaaatgacaccaatttccaATTCACCCACttccactttgatgtttcacctcctctacctcgggaattgaATCTAAGGCATTACATCCAccctaagtggaccccacatgactagaaatcaccattttattattttttaatcattttaggaaattattttgtaataagtggccaatgagagcgtgccacatgttaggtaattgatgatattatataaactctcttaattctaggttttagggatcttggattttttttccagAGAGTTTGatattgaaggtggaagaaaatgagaactttggtttgttttcttttttcttatttattaaatatattgcttttagtttcttttgattcaaatatgGATtgccctattatggattgtgaatgtgacatcacccctatgagaggctaagagccaacttggggttTGGAGaatgaaaacctaagggttatgaaacctatagggacaatgggtaaattattataacaatgagattaattattggttgggtgacaatttatcaatttttttatcctatccttgtgagttagtttagggaatgatacggtaggttattacccgatactagtgattcttggtaattcttgatcattagttatcctcgtcttCCCTATCGTTATTTGCCCTAAAACAAAGTTATAAGGAGTAGAAagggttaaaaagtcaaatcttaaactggtaatcaatttcattcatttgatggatttaggaatctattttaaaaaggaaaaattaggtttcggatgcaattttgagttatagaaatCAACTTGATCATGAATgaccaaggatcccaaaaccctaagatcatattacttacaatacccttgttttctctaatttttataccctaggttggattgtggaaaaccccaaacttgaataaatcgaatttaaaattgatatccatttagttattaatttaatttcttttacttagtttcacattattctcatattgtttttcactttaggatttaaacgaAAGCAATTCATtgattctagtattgacaatttccataagctagtccttgaggacgatacctggaatactacaaaagttgtagtgactctttctctaatttttcttgaccagagttgCTACAtaaaaaaggctaagtattttggtacaacagaGAAGTTCGGTTACTTGCTCTCTAGACAGTCCTTTATAAGTAGATCTGCTATATTATCTTTTGACTTCACAAAGTCGGTAGTGATCACTCCATTCGAGATTAACTGTTTGATTGTATTATGTTTACGTCTTATATGCCTTGATTTACCATTATAAACAGAATTTTTAGCCCTTGCTAATGCTGCTTGGCTATCACAATGAATACATATGGTCATTACAGGCTTTGGCCACATTGGAATGTCTTCCATAAAATTTTGAAGCCATTCAACTTCTTCTCCTGCCTTATTTAAGGTTATGAACTCTGATTTCATGGTCGATCGTGCTATACATGTTTGTTTGGAAGACTTCCATGATATTGTTGTTCCACCTAAAGTGAATATATATCCACTTATTGATTTGGATTCCAAAATGTCATAAATCTAATTGGCATAACTAAATTCTTCAATAACAAATGGATACCTTGTGTAATGCAATTCATACTCAATAGTATGCTTAAGGTATCTTAGTACCCTAACAAGAGCAAACCAATGCTCTTTGGTTGGGTTATTAGTGTATCTTGCCAATCTATTTACAAAATAGGCAATATCAGGTCTAGTACAATTTGCAATGTACATTAGACTTTCAATCACCCTAGAATACTCTAGTTGTGATACACTATCACCCATATTCTTTTTCAATTTACTGTTTGGATCAAAAGGTCTAACACATGGTTTGCTATCATAATGACCAAACCTTTTAAGCACACTTTCAACATAATGGGATTGGGTAAGAACATATCCTTCATGATTTTTCTTAACTTCAATACCAAGAATCACATTAGCAAGAcctaagtctttcatgtcaaattttGATCTTAACATTTTCTTGGTAGAATTTATAATGTTCTTGTTTGTTCCCATTATGAAcatgtcatctacatatagACATATTATGACATGTGAGTTATTAGTGCTCTTGACATACACACATTTGTCACACTCATTTATCTTGAAACCATTAGATAACATGAtgtaatcaaaattttcatgccATTGTTTGGGtgcttgctttaatccataaaggGACTTGATAAGTCTAcaaactttcttttcttgtcccTTTACCACAAATCCTTCATgttgttccatataaatttttttttatctaaatctCCATTTGGAAAGGccgtcttgacatccatttgataaatttcaaaattatggaTGACAGCTATAGCAATTAACATCCTAATGTATGTAATTCTTGTTACAGGAGAGTAAGTGTCAAAGAAATCTAAACCCTCTTTTTGTCGATATCCTTCAGCTACTAAACGTGCTTTGTACTTGTCAATAGTACCATCAGTTCGTAgctttcttttaaatattcatttgcaACCAATTGGTTTATTTCCCAGAGGAAGATTAACCAATTCCCAAGTATGATTTTGCATAATGGaatttatttcatcatttaCTGCTTCTTGCCAATAAGGAGCTTCTGGTGTTGACATAGCTTCTTTATATGTTTGAGGTCCCACTTCTGTCAAGAAGGTGATAAAATTAGGTCCAAAAGACGTGCTAGTTCTAGCTCTTTTGCTTCTCCTAGGTTCAACATCATCCCTTTGTTCATGTTGAGTTCTAGGCAAGCTatcatcaaattttcttttgatgatTTCATTGTGTCTTTCTTTGAAAGGAAATATCTCTTCAAAGAATTCAACATCTATGAATTCtataatgatattattattaatattaagaaCTTCAGATTTGATCACTAGGAATCGATATGCTAAACTATTTGAAGCATATCCAATGAAGACACAATCAATTGTCTTTGGTTCAAGTTTTATCCGTTTAGGTAACGAAACTTGCACATTTGCAAAACACCCCCACATTTTCAGCCTTTTATAGGAAGGCAATTTTCCTTTCCACAACTCATAAGGAGACTTTGATGTTTTCTTATGaagtgttttatttaaaatggtaTTAGTTGTAAGCAATGCTTTCCCCCACATGTAGTGTGGTAACCCCGAACTATTTAACATAGAATTAACCATGTCCTTAAGTGTTCGGTTCTTTCTTTCAGCaataccattttgttgtggtgtATATGGTGTTGTAGTTTGATGCACTATACCATGTAATGCACAAAATTCAGAGAGAGTTGTAGACTCATACTCTTCTCCTCTATTGGACCTTAGCATTTTCAAAGtcttattcttcttattttcaACCTCATTCTTGTATGTCTTAAAGACATCAATGGTTTCATCTTTGCTATGTAACAAATAAACATAGCAAAATCTACtatagtcatcaataaaagttattaaatattttatgtcaCCTCTAATTGGAGTCATTTTCAAATCACAAAGATCGCTATGAACTAATTCAAATAGTTCACTAGATCTTTCAATTGATTTAAATGGCTTTCTTGCAAACTTTGATTCAACACATATTTCACACTTACATGTTTTATTAATACCAAATTTAGGCAATAAACCTAAGTTTGCCATCTTATACATGGAACGATAATTAACATGTCCCTACTGAGAATGCCATAATTCACAAGACTCAACAATGTAAGCAGAAGACATAAAACTTTTATTGATAGTTGAAGTAATTACATTGTCATTGAATACATTAAGTTTGAACAAACCCTCACTCATGTATCCCTTTCCCACAAAGGTTCCACCCTTAGTCAACACAAGTTTGTCACTCTCAAATATAAGTTTAAATCCCTTCTTACTAAGAAGAGAAGTAGATACAAGGTTCTTTCTAATTTCAGGTACAAAGAGGGCATCCATTAAGGTGAGTTTCTTCCCTGAAGTGAGATTCAGAACCACATCACCCTTGCTTTCCACCATAGATGAAGAATCATTTTTCCATGTAGAGTTTTTCTCCACTTTCAATCTTCTGGAAATTCACAAAGGAATTTTTATCACCATAAATGTGTCTAGTGGCTCCATAATCAATCCACCAATCCTTAGAGTCCATCACAACATTTGACTCTAGGATTACAACAACAAAATTTTCAGATTCTGCCATGTTTGCTTGACTGGCCTTTCCATTTCTTTCAAGTTTCTTCTCATCATTTTTGTGCCAGCAATCCTTGGCACGATGGTCGGATTTTCCACAAACCCAACAAGCCCCTTTGATCTTCTTATTACTAGGTTTGTTGTTGGCAAGTTTCTTCCTCTTTCAATTGTTGAAGAGAAGTTTCCTCTTCTTGGAGCACTCTCCTTCCACAATATGGGCCTTGGCTTCCATGAATGACTTGCCAACAAATTTAGCATTCTTTTTGTTGTATGCTTCAATCCTAAGCCTTACTATCAAATCCTCCATAAAAAATTCCTTGCGTTTATGTTTCAGATAGTTCTTAAAGTCCTTCCATGAAGGAGATAACTTTTCAATGATGGAAGCAAATTGAAATGCTTCATTGATCATCATTCCCTCAACATGGATTTTATTGATGAGGATTTGAAGTTCTTCAACTTGATTAATAACAGTAATAGAATCAATCATTTTGAAATCTAAAAACTTACTAACAATGAATTTCTTTGTTCCAGCATCTTCAGTCTTGTACTTCTTCTCAAGTGTCTCCCACAACCCTCTTGTTGTAGTGAATGAAGAGTAGACGTTGTAAAGGGAGTCAACCAGGTCATTGAGAATGTAGTTTCTGTATAAGAAGTCTAAATGCTTCCAGGCCTCTATAACATTGAATGTCTCATTTGTTGGATGTTCTGGTGCTTTGGGGCATTCCTTCTTTAGGACATGAACAAGGCTGAGGGTGGTGagataaaataacatattttgtTGCCACCTTTTAAAGTCATCTCCATTGAATTTCTCTAGTTTTTCATGATGTGTTCCTACCTTAATAGGAACTGGAACTTCAGTGTTTGGTAAGGTAGAGTCTGACTTGAATGTTTGTTCCATGAtcactaaataaaattatgtcttTGGATTGTTGGGGTGATGATGGAACAAACCTGCAataattcaaaagaagaaacaagaaaattcGAATGGAAGTAAAAAGAGATTCGTTTGTTTAGAGGCTTGCAAATTGCAATGTCTTAAAGACAGAATTTTGGCACCCTGTTCTTGATTGCAACAGTAAAAAAATGGTGTTTGTCTTTCAGGTTACAACTCTTAAACAGATATAAAGAGGGCAATCTCCTATTTATATCCTTGCAAACCAAGTGTTATGTCTCCTTCATTAGACATGTTCTTTTCATTCACCAATTTTTCAACAACAACAAAGGATAACTCTCCATTTTTATCAGAGTATACAATACTAAGTCAATTCATATCTTCATCAAGCAATGATAACCAGAGTGGTAATCAACATTTGTATGCAAATTGTTATTTGCAATCATTGTTGTCAAAGACGATCATCTGGTTCATTTAGGCCACCAATTGaggtaagaaaaataaaaatgccttTTGAAGACCCATGTGAGTAACTTCAAAGAGGTAACGCCAAAGTGGTCGCCTTAGGATAAATTTTAAGGCATAACAATGATTGTCTTCTTTCATGAGGCtaaaaacttagaaaaaaataaagtaaaatattaaaaataagattttaaaagttaagctataaaaaatttgattagttgataatataatattaataaaagaaaaaaaaagaataagaagattTAGGACTTaggtaaaaaatgaaatgaatgaaagaagaaaaaaatgtttttggttACCTTGTAGCAAGATGAAGACAAGATGGAGGAAATAAGATTTCAGCAGCTATGTGGTTTACTTAGGTAaagttttttcctctttctattCTCTATAACtcttatacaatttttttttttttttttgttcttcacaATTTCAATTAtgaagtcaatttttttttttttttaaatatctttgttTGTGTTGTGATTGTTGTCACAAACTCACCTCAAAACtaacctatttattttattctctacaaagaaaaaagtatttttgcTTGTGTTGTGAAGACtcataactaattttttttttttgtcactgGCACATTGTAGAGAGTCAATCCagttctttttgtttctttctctgtttGTATTGTCATTACACACCATAGAGAGTTGACTTTTTTTTTGTGCTTGTCATTGCACATTATAGAGAATtgacctttttttcttttttctctgtGTTGTTAATATACACTGCAAATagttttcttctactttttttcGACCCATCTATTCAATGGGTCTCACCACTTAACagtttttattattgaaaatacaCTTCATTTAGACTACCAATCACAACCACACTTATTTTGTCTTCCATGagcattttataattttttataaaaaaataaaagtattttttatttcataatttttttacattgttgtcttgtttcccttatattttaaattttaatttttaaaaataaaaaaaaaataaaaaaactaaattttagaTTTGGGAATGACATTGAAAGATGACACCTCATCAAAAggtatgaacaaaaaaaatccaacttagaaatataattattgaatgattataagaatataaatttgattacatttttatattgtGGGAAGGAGAAAGAAAGTGAACTTTAAAGCAAAACAACATCAAATAGGAAAAAAGGAAATACTACAAGGTGTTTAAAATGTAAGTAAGAGAAGAGCTTGAGCAGTACATGactaataaaaagaataaaaaagacaaCTATAGTTATTTTCATGAGTTTGATAACTTAGAAAACATTGTTGATATTGATAAGGAAGAGGAACTTGAAGAGTCAATttgaatgggaaaaaaaaagttgataatAGAAAAAGTAACATGGGaagtaataagaaaatgaaGTCAATAACAAAAAGGTTCCATTGATGCTTTTGTAtctcaaaagttaaaaaaggtAATTCAGCTTTGTAAAGAGGAGAAGATGAAGCAAAGTTCTATAAATAATGtgtttgataaaaagaaaagggaaattgTATGTCAATACATTGGTTAATTCTTCTATTGAGCAAAGATATCAGTTAATTGTGCAAATTTGGATAGTTTTAACTGAAAGTTGAAGCTATTGGACAATATGGCTCAAATACGAAACTTCTCAGTTACCATGAATTAAGAGTTCCAATCCTTAAAAAAAGAAGTGgagtatacaaaaaaaattattgaaaaatcacAATGTTGCATAGATGAGGTATGAAGCTTCTATTATGTCTGATGGGtggataaataaaataaattgaaccttgatgaatttttttgataaattgcCCAATTTGAACAATGTTTATGGAGTCCATTGATACTAGTTCATTCATGAAACTAGGAAGAAGACATTTGAATTATTGGACAAGTTTGTGGAGTGCATTGGAGAGAAGAATGTTTTCcaaataataactaataatagATTTAACTATGTATTGATAGGTAAGATTTCGTTTGATAAAGTTCTTTAAGTTTTATTAGTACCATTTAAATTGAAACATTATATTACAacattatttatcatttttacttattatgttttttatgttaaaatt
Above is a genomic segment from Vitis riparia cultivar Riparia Gloire de Montpellier isolate 1030 chromosome 7, EGFV_Vit.rip_1.0, whole genome shotgun sequence containing:
- the LOC117918170 gene encoding uncharacterized protein LOC117918170, whose protein sequence is MEQTFKSDSTLPNTEVPVPIKVGTHHEKLEKFNGDDFKRWQQNMLFYLTTLSLVHVLKKECPKAPEHPTNETFNVIEAWKHLDFLYRNYILNDLVDSLYNVYSSFTTTRGLWETLEKKYKTEDAGTKKFIVSKFLDFKMIDSITVINQVEELQILINKIHVEGMMINEAFQFASIIEKLSPSWKDFKNYLKHKRKEFFMEDLIVRLRIEAYNKKNAKFVGKSFMEAKAHIVEGECSKKRKLLFNN